The Aeromicrobium sp. Leaf245 genome includes a region encoding these proteins:
- a CDS encoding acyl-CoA dehydrogenase family protein, with protein sequence MDLTLTDEQASFRALARDFLDREVVPHRAAWDRAESVDLAIIPKLGEIGFFGLTIPEEYGGVGGDYVTYVLAAEELGRADSAIRGIVSVSSGLFGTSVLQHGTEEQKQRWLPDIAAGRTLGCFGLTEPGTGSDAGNLRTRARRDGDDWVIDGSKIFITNGTWADVALVFARTSDDGPRGVSAFLVPTDTPGFEATEVKGKLGLRGQATAALSFDGVRVPADALLGEEGKGFKIAMQTLDKGRVTIAASCVGIVQGCLEETVKYTGEREQFGRPIASFQLVQEMIADMSVDADAARLLTWRAADLMQRGEPFGTAASKAKLFASEAAVRASNLAVQAFGGYGFIDEYPVQKYLRDARVMTLYEGTSQVQKLLIGRSETGINAFV encoded by the coding sequence ATGGACCTGACCCTCACCGACGAGCAGGCGAGCTTCCGCGCCCTGGCACGTGACTTCCTCGACCGCGAGGTCGTGCCGCACCGTGCCGCGTGGGACCGCGCCGAGTCCGTGGACCTCGCGATCATCCCCAAGCTCGGCGAGATCGGCTTCTTCGGTCTCACCATCCCCGAGGAGTACGGCGGGGTCGGCGGCGACTACGTCACCTACGTGCTCGCGGCCGAGGAGCTGGGCCGGGCCGACTCGGCCATCCGCGGCATCGTCTCGGTGTCGTCGGGCCTGTTCGGCACGTCCGTCCTGCAGCACGGCACCGAGGAGCAGAAGCAGCGCTGGCTGCCCGACATCGCCGCCGGGCGGACGCTCGGCTGCTTCGGCCTCACCGAGCCCGGCACCGGCTCCGACGCCGGCAACCTGCGCACCCGTGCCCGCCGCGACGGCGACGACTGGGTGATCGACGGCTCCAAGATCTTCATCACCAACGGCACCTGGGCCGACGTCGCCCTCGTCTTCGCCCGCACCAGCGACGACGGCCCGCGGGGCGTGTCGGCGTTCCTCGTGCCCACCGACACGCCCGGCTTCGAGGCCACCGAGGTCAAGGGCAAGCTGGGCCTGCGTGGCCAGGCCACCGCGGCGTTGTCCTTCGACGGCGTGCGGGTCCCGGCCGACGCCCTGCTCGGCGAGGAGGGCAAGGGCTTCAAGATCGCCATGCAGACGCTCGACAAGGGCCGGGTCACGATCGCAGCGAGCTGCGTCGGCATCGTGCAGGGCTGCCTCGAGGAGACCGTGAAGTACACCGGCGAGCGCGAGCAGTTCGGCCGGCCGATCGCGTCGTTCCAGCTGGTGCAGGAGATGATCGCCGACATGAGCGTCGACGCCGACGCCGCGCGGCTGCTCACCTGGCGCGCCGCCGACCTCATGCAGCGCGGGGAGCCGTTCGGCACCGCCGCCTCCAAGGCCAAGCTGTTCGCGTCCGAGGCCGCGGTGCGTGCCTCGAACCTGGCGGTGCAGGCGTTCGGCGGCTACGGCTTCATCGACGAGTACCCCGTGCAGAAGTACCTGCGTGACGCTCGCGTGATGACCCTGTACGAGGGCACCAGCCAGGTGCAGAAGCTGCTGATCGGTCGGTCCGAGACGGGCATCAACGCGTTCGTCTGA
- the recR gene encoding recombination mediator RecR yields MYDGVIQDLIDELGQLPGVGPKSAQRIAFHLLDADPEDVRRLAAVLVDVKDKVHFCAICGNVTVDVECRICTDPRRDVTVLCVVEESKDVVAIERTREFRGRYHVLGGAISPIAGIGPDQLRIRELLGRLQDGAVTEVIIATDPNLEGEATATYLIRMLSTLGLRVSKLASGLPVGGDLEYADELTLGRAFEGRTAIAG; encoded by the coding sequence GTGTACGACGGCGTCATCCAGGACCTCATCGACGAGCTCGGGCAGCTGCCCGGGGTCGGTCCGAAGAGCGCCCAGCGGATCGCCTTCCACCTGCTCGACGCCGACCCCGAGGACGTCCGCCGCCTCGCGGCCGTGCTGGTCGACGTGAAGGACAAGGTCCACTTCTGCGCGATCTGCGGCAACGTGACGGTCGACGTCGAGTGCCGCATCTGCACCGACCCCCGCCGCGACGTCACCGTGCTGTGCGTCGTGGAGGAGAGCAAGGACGTCGTCGCCATCGAGCGCACCCGCGAGTTCCGCGGCCGCTACCACGTGCTGGGCGGCGCGATCAGCCCCATCGCGGGCATCGGCCCCGACCAGCTGCGCATCCGTGAGCTGCTCGGCCGCCTGCAGGACGGCGCCGTCACCGAGGTCATCATCGCCACCGACCCGAACCTCGAGGGCGAGGCCACGGCCACCTACCTCATCCGCATGCTGAGCACCCTCGGCCTGCGGGTCAGCAAGCTCGCCAGCGGCCTGCCCGTCGGCGGCGACCTCGAGTACGCCGACGAGCTCACCCTCGGGCGCGCCTTCGAGGGCCGCACCGCCATCGCCGGCTGA